The Anomaloglossus baeobatrachus isolate aAnoBae1 chromosome 10, aAnoBae1.hap1, whole genome shotgun sequence genome has a segment encoding these proteins:
- the LOC142255028 gene encoding uncharacterized protein LOC142255028, with the protein MSSSGSPPFGSQTEVAETSQEMLPEEDGRGGEIHGAGGQSASTSRAHDRAPPRPSQGRRRGGGGHTASQRAPDSDGEEAGFINIDLLIDEVREREPLWNMADRRHADTIVTRRLWDEVCHAAVEGWGELNSRGQKKQRDKLQKRWRSIRDRFKKELNQEMQAPSGSGGRRSKYRYFRALSFLRTTMVCRSTVCSTQEPASNPTGAIPEQSATGEHTHRPHPSEPSLPSTSVPSTCAGASRETSLPEAAGDEIAFPLPHPSDTAALSRTPLGSGRQRHRGQEKSYAPEFLHLNAAFQNAIQLLSEQNRASFSFLNANMEKNTHELIKQIFVIMEPVFDLCYQW; encoded by the exons atgtcgtcttctggtagcccgcccttcggttcacaaactgag gtggccgaaacatcacaggagatgctgccagaagaggacggaaggggtggagaaatacacggagcgggcggtcagagt gcttcaacttctagggctcacgatagagctcccccaagaccgtcccagggtcgtcgtcgaggtggcggtggtcatact gcatcacagcgtgctcccgattctgacggtgaggaggccggatttatcaacatcgacctcctcatcgatgaagttagagagagggagccgctgtggaacatggctgaccgccgccacgctgatactatcgtaacccgtcgactctgggacgaggtatgccacgcagcggtagaaggttggggggagctcaattctcgtggccagaagaaacagc gtgacaaacttcagaagcggtggcggtctatcagggatcgcttcaaaaaggagttaaatcaagagatgcaggccccgagtggatccggaggacgcagatcgaagtaccgttactttagagcgttgtcgttcctccggacaactatggtgtgcagaag caccgtctgcagcactcaggagcctgcatcgaacccgacaggagcgatccctgaacagtccgccactggtgaacacacgcacagaccccacccatctgaaccttcccttccatctacatctgtcccatccacctgcgctggagcttcccgtgagacttcattacctgaagctgctggtgatgagatagcttttcccctaccccacccctctgacactgctgccctcagtagaacacctttgggttctgggcgtcagcgtcataggggtcaggaaaagagctatgcgcccgagttcttgcatctaaatgcagccttccagaacgccattcaattattatcagaacaaaatcgtgcatcttttagcttcctaaatgccaatatggaaaaaaatacacacgaatt aatAAAACAGATATTTGTAATTATGGAGCCTGTTTTTGACTTATGCTACCAATGGTAG